One Bacteroidota bacterium genomic window carries:
- a CDS encoding T9SS type A sorting domain-containing protein — MKKITSSILGFFSLLNIASAAVVVTPSNLDLCGAFPTSYRPISDIVITELLVADLPVQAATTIILTTPAGFEFNSTAASANFIGGNDISAASINSVTNSTTITVTITVTGITKFDVLTISGLQVRATANTTGNILRTGGTATILGDVSGGGVNHGTLNRPACSTPVSAPCSSPLITDRYCSSGFIESNTVGVSTFAANTFSSLGCGNNRQYEVFFNFVATTPDYEITGFAGTIGGNSEISLLQNIGVPCPGGPATWVFIDASCPAWGTAANFTGLTIGQTYYLAVDHSGGNGSRGTFDICINPLPNIVTVSGTGVTCATAININSSGGLPFTHTSTTLGKGNDWRNSCADPFLFASGFGDGPDMFYKYTSTGNEYLTYELIPTGCPGAGCYPVLSVTRSCPALNTAGDVTPVTGLCVVQGNFGASDGTHSMASKWASTGALPCTPIYLPTAGTYYFVVDNWPNPASFNYTFKLSAMSQANNDECNSAGDVFGGVTLSANNAGCNYSYGANDPNSGFMCATSTENTAWFKFTTEPAATSATFNFTNVVGSIQYGVFSGACGGPYTKAGTNTNNNPPNGRSLANDPCFASNAAIQNFTVTGLTPNTSYWLAVDGNAGANSTFDVFGGTGVLPITLLNFDAVYSSGKVIINWTTLTEINNNFFAVERSRDGFNFEIISSIKGAGNSSSPLSYQIIDTHPLPGINYYRLKQVDFDNKYKDSKIISVKTFMNDKDISVFPNPVVGADFSVSIAGLESNEKVLVVLTDVMGNVVYSKINFSDESGYFADQVSTEPKLKSGMYLVVGSAKNSIYKKKIVVN, encoded by the coding sequence ATGAAAAAAATTACCTCCTCCATTCTTGGATTCTTTTCGCTGCTAAACATAGCAAGTGCTGCTGTTGTAGTGACTCCTTCAAATCTTGATTTATGCGGAGCATTTCCAACATCGTACCGTCCAATTTCTGATATAGTAATTACCGAATTACTTGTTGCAGATTTACCTGTTCAAGCTGCTACAACAATAATACTAACAACTCCCGCAGGCTTCGAGTTTAATTCTACTGCTGCTTCTGCAAATTTTATTGGGGGAAACGATATAAGTGCGGCATCCATCAATTCTGTTACCAACTCAACTACAATTACTGTTACCATTACCGTTACTGGAATTACCAAGTTTGATGTACTAACTATTTCAGGATTACAAGTGAGGGCTACCGCCAACACAACAGGTAATATACTACGCACCGGTGGCACTGCTACCATACTCGGTGATGTATCAGGTGGAGGCGTAAATCATGGTACTCTAAATCGCCCTGCTTGCAGCACTCCTGTCTCAGCTCCTTGTTCATCGCCACTAATAACCGACCGTTACTGTAGCAGTGGTTTTATTGAATCAAATACGGTTGGTGTAAGTACCTTTGCAGCAAATACTTTTAGTTCATTGGGTTGTGGAAACAATCGTCAATATGAAGTGTTTTTCAATTTTGTTGCTACCACTCCCGATTATGAAATTACCGGATTTGCAGGCACTATAGGCGGTAATTCTGAAATTTCACTTTTACAAAATATTGGTGTTCCGTGTCCAGGAGGTCCTGCTACTTGGGTTTTTATTGATGCTAGCTGTCCTGCTTGGGGAACAGCAGCAAATTTTACCGGACTTACTATTGGTCAAACCTATTACTTAGCAGTTGATCATAGCGGTGGAAATGGAAGCCGTGGGACATTTGACATCTGTATTAATCCATTGCCGAATATCGTAACTGTTTCTGGAACAGGAGTTACTTGTGCAACTGCGATTAATATAAATTCTTCCGGAGGATTACCATTTACTCACACTTCTACAACTTTGGGAAAAGGAAATGATTGGAGAAACTCATGTGCCGACCCTTTCTTATTTGCTTCCGGATTTGGTGACGGACCCGACATGTTTTACAAATATACCAGCACCGGAAATGAATACCTTACTTATGAATTAATTCCTACTGGTTGCCCGGGAGCTGGTTGCTATCCGGTGCTAAGTGTAACCCGTTCATGCCCTGCTTTAAATACAGCTGGAGATGTTACACCTGTAACTGGACTATGTGTTGTTCAAGGTAATTTTGGAGCGTCTGATGGAACTCACTCTATGGCAAGTAAATGGGCCAGTACCGGTGCTTTACCATGTACCCCAATATATTTACCAACTGCCGGTACCTATTATTTTGTAGTTGATAACTGGCCAAACCCAGCCTCCTTTAATTATACATTTAAGCTTAGTGCAATGTCACAAGCCAACAACGACGAATGTAATAGCGCTGGCGATGTATTTGGCGGTGTAACCTTAAGTGCGAATAATGCTGGATGTAATTATTCGTATGGGGCAAATGATCCCAATTCGGGATTTATGTGTGCTACCAGTACTGAAAATACTGCCTGGTTTAAATTTACCACCGAACCTGCAGCAACTAGTGCTACTTTTAATTTTACCAATGTTGTTGGTTCTATTCAATATGGTGTATTTAGTGGTGCTTGCGGTGGACCCTATACTAAAGCAGGAACTAATACCAACAACAATCCCCCAAACGGTCGATCATTAGCAAACGACCCTTGCTTTGCCTCCAATGCAGCCATACAAAACTTTACAGTTACCGGATTAACTCCGAATACTAGCTATTGGCTGGCTGTTGATGGAAACGCCGGAGCTAATTCAACATTTGACGTGTTTGGAGGAACGGGAGTACTTCCAATAACTTTACTAAACTTTGATGCAGTTTATTCAAGCGGAAAAGTTATCATTAATTGGACAACCTTAACCGAAATAAACAATAACTTTTTTGCTGTTGAACGCTCTCGTGATGGTTTTAATTTCGAAATTATTTCAAGCATTAAAGGTGCAGGAAATAGTTCATCTCCTTTGAGCTATCAAATTATTGATACGCATCCTTTACCCGGAATTAATTATTACCGTTTAAAACAAGTAGATTTTGATAATAAATACAAAGATTCAAAGATTATTTCGGTTAAGACTTTTATGAATGACAAAGACATCAGCGTATTTCCCAATCCTGTAGTTGGTGCAGATTTTTCAGTTTCAATAGCCGGGTTAGAAAGTAACGAAAAAGTACTGGTTGTGTTGACCGATGTTATGGGAAATGTAGTTTACTCAAAAATAAATTTCAGTGATGAAAGTGGCTATTTTGCAGATCAGGTTTCAACCGAACCTAAACTAAAAAGTGGAATGTACCTTGTTGTTGGAAGTGCAAAAAATTCAATCTATAAAAAGAAGATTGTTGTAAATTAA